The genomic region CCAGATATTCCCTGGCGGCGCGCTCAACCGTGTACTTCCGGGCGATCCGCTCGCGCGCTGCCTGCCCCACCGCGGAGAGATCCGCATCCAACGCCCGGCTCAGCACCCGTTCCAGATCAGCGAGCTCGATGGCCACGAAGCCGGAGACCCCATCGGCGATCACATCCTCGACTCCGGGCGCCCGGTTGGTCACGATCGGGATGCCCAAAGCCATGAACTCCAACCAGGTGAGGGGCGGGGTGACGATGGATCCCAGACGGGTGACCGGCGCCAGCATCAGGTCGGCCGCCCGCCGGTATGCCAGGAACTCCTCCGGGGAGGTGCGGAGAACCCGGATTCCCTCCCCCGCGGCGAGCTCGTGGATCGGCCACTCCACCTCCGGCTTGACCAGGAAGATGAACACGACGTCCTTGCGTCGCTGCCGCACCAGCCGGGCAACCCGGTGGGCCACCTGGAACTCCGCCCATCCCAGCTGCTGAATCGGCCCGGTCCACAACACCACTCTGGCCTGCAGAGGAAGCCCCAATGATCGCCGGGCGGCCTGCATCTCCTCCGCCCGGCCGGCCGCACTCACCTTCGGGAGGGAGACCCCCCACAGGATGGGATAGATGCGCTCACCGGGGAGCCCGATCTCGGAGAGTTTGCGGGCATAGGCCCGGCTGTAGGGGACCACCGCGTCCATCCCGGCGAAGCTCAGCCGCAGGTAGGGATCATGCCAGCGTCCCCGGGCGTAATATCCCATCGCGCTGACGGTCAGCCTGGGACGCGAGGGGAGCGCCCGAAACAGCCGCATGGCCGGTCCGAGGTTGTCCATGAAGTGGATGACCTCGGGGCCACGCCCGTCGAAGAGCCGCCGGATCCTGGGGACGATCCTCAGCAGGGACAACGT from Chloroflexota bacterium harbors:
- a CDS encoding glycosyltransferase family 4 protein; translation: MMDSALRVALIGIDYFPYRSSSDKNYWLELVPLLRPHADIEILSFNYRPQASEVQYIGALPVRIHNVKPAHLGVDLRPDVSSRHDPYKCHSHFKRQPRSLIEYTLSLLRIVPRIRRLFDGRGPEVIHFMDNLGPAMRLFRALPSRPRLTVSAMGYYARGRWHDPYLRLSFAGMDAVVPYSRAYARKLSEIGLPGERIYPILWGVSLPKVSAAGRAEEMQAARRSLGLPLQARVVLWTGPIQQLGWAEFQVAHRVARLVRQRRKDVVFIFLVKPEVEWPIHELAAGEGIRVLRTSPEEFLAYRRAADLMLAPVTRLGSIVTPPLTWLEFMALGIPIVTNRAPGVEDVIADGVSGFVAIELADLERVLSRALDADLSAVGQAARERIARKYTVERAAREYL